In one Acomys russatus chromosome X, mAcoRus1.1, whole genome shotgun sequence genomic region, the following are encoded:
- the LOC127185521 gene encoding LOW QUALITY PROTEIN: PWWP domain-containing DNA repair factor 3B-like (The sequence of the model RefSeq protein was modified relative to this genomic sequence to represent the inferred CDS: deleted 1 base in 1 codon; substituted 1 base at 1 genomic stop codon) codes for MDSAEYVPCKWKGQLWPARVLSRPRTSAHSKRKWAPFLEVQILSVGEKTRVRSTEAKPLTKSKILAVASLAGKGSQGRGSPGQTREYKGTLKVALDVLGKERHLFPGRRAQGQRTSMEAPKFPKEQASSSPCQSLRFEACSQRGQGLSQRSPGKQQGRPWGSVVRSSQNMPXGRGGKAQAHSAVGTPHFEWQGSVLRGSRVWPRSPAPAGKAAGNPGKRKLSTFKHRPRSAPASTEGTQAKNEQQAAPGPPRRRRKRRRRRISILPKAPKPQARAPCAGLEIQAIGGQRKKTALPENKKDPCPGTLKPDANGASAACLPPNPRLWRSLRLASTKRKIHVLCPLCRVPELETQVHSKAASTRFQRRGAVIQEDSQATKVASSARGPNTIEGGMLFWFKCQDLPFWPAVVKSVSQHDKMARVLLIEGSMQLERRGVRVPLCKLKPLDCGEKRSLLRRASRVYGPGISWCFSVIDHYREGLACGSSLGSFMDYYTSPASSPLRRAIQEGDLHIDFPKVSYADLEDWEEEMTLAGKGPCRKLLPDCTRAAWDRANKMIVDFIVKGKGAAQHLLDIVKGRKQSKRLDDLCTSKSEVFCIETNLEDDDQLHLVARHLQEIAKEADEALLSLTRGDIVRFTIEVLLPEAIICSIAALEELSYKEAEEKYLRGPPVHYREKELFDKTSKTEPRGQPAPGAPHGEKRTVDPSLNAQRLCPSVLEGPTGVPIAPVSAELSLRARML; via the exons ATGGACTCTGCAGAGTATGTGCCCTGCAAATGGAAAGGCCAGCTGTGGCCTGCAAGGGTCTTGTCTAgacccaggacctcagcccataGTAAGAGGAAATGGGCACCTTTCCTGGAGGTACAAATCCTGTCAGTGGGTGAGAAGACGAGAGTGAGGAGCACCGAGGCGAAGCCCCTAACCAAGTCCAAAATCTTAGCCGTGGCCTCCTTGGCAGGGAAGGGGTCACAGGGCAGGGGCTCGCCAGGGCAGACCAGGGAATACAAGGGAACTCTCAAGGTGGCACTGGATGTTCTGGGCAAGGAAAGGCACTTGTTTCCAGGAAGGAGGGCACAAGGTCAAAGAACCAGCATGGAGGCTCCAAAGTTTCCCAAAGAGCAGGCCAGCTCCAGCCCATGCCAGAGCCTTCGCTTTGAAGCATGCAGTCAGAGAGGACAAGGGCTCTCCCAGAGGAGTCCTGGGAAGCAGCAGGGCCGCCCCTGGGGTTCTGTGGTGAGGAGCTCACAGAACATGCCTTAGGGGCGAGGGGGGAAAGCCCAGGCCCACAGTGCTGTTGGGACCCCTCATTTTGAATGGCAAGGGAGTGTGCTAAGAGGCAGCAGAGTGTGGCCAAGGTCCCCAGCACCTGCAGGAAAGGCTGCTGGTAATCCAGGCAAGAGAAAGCTGAGCACATTCAAGCACAGGCCTCGGAGTGCCCCAGCCTCCACAGAGGGCACCCAGGCTAAAAATGAGCAGCAGGCTGCCCCTGGGccaccaaggaggaggaggaagaggaggaggaggcgcaTCTCCATCTTGCCCAAAGCCCCGAAGCCACAAGCAAGAGCACCCTGTGCAGGCCTAGAGATCCAGGctattggaggccagaggaagaagacTGCCCTCCCAGAGAACAAAAAGGATCCCTGCCCAGGGACCCTGAAGCCAGATGCAAAT GGGGCATCAGCAGCCTGCTTGCCTCCTAACCCGAGGCTGTGGAGGTCGCTCCGCCTTGCCAGCACAAAAAGGAAGATCCATGTGCTGTGTCCCCTGTGCAGGGTCCCGGAACTGGAAACTCAGGTGCACTCAAAGGCGGCCAGCACCAGGTTCCAGAGGAGAGGGGCTGTGATTCAAGAAGACAGCCAAGCCACCAAGGTGGCTTCTTCTGCCCGGGGTCCGAATACCATTGAAGGAGGAATGCTGTTCTGGTTCAAATGTCAGGACCTTCCTTTCTGGCCAGCGGTGGTCAAGAGCGTCAGCCAACACGACAAGATGGCGAGGGTGCTGTTGATCGAGGGCAGCATGCAGCTTGAGCGCAGGGGTGTCCGCGTCCCTCTCTGCAAGCTGAAGCCTCTGGACTGTGGGGAGAAGAGATCGCTCTTGAGGAGAGCCAGCAGAGTGTACGGCCCGGGCATCAGCTGGTGCTTCTCAGTGATCGACCACTACAGAGAGGGCCtggcctgtggctcctccctgGGCTCCTTTATGGACTACTACACCTCCCCAGCCAGCTCCCCTCTAAGGAGGGCCATCCAAGAGGGCGACCTGCACATTGACTTCCCCAAGGTGAGCTATGCCGACTtggaagactgggaggaggagatgacCCTGGCTGGGAAGGGGCCCTGCAGGAAACTCCTGCCTGACTGCACCAGGGCTGCCTGGGACAGAGCCAACAAGATGATCGTAGACTTCATTGTCAAGGGGAAGGGGGCCGCCCAGCACCTGCTGGACATCGTGAAGGGCAGGAAACAGTCCAAGCGGCTGGACGACCTCTGCACATCAAAGAGCGAAGTCTTCTGCATTGAGACCAACCTGGAGGATGACGACCAGTTGCATCTCGTGGCCAGGCATTTGCAAGAAATAGCCAAGGAGGCAGATGAGGCCCTGCTCTCCCTGACAAGAGGCGACATAGTGCGCTTTACCATAGAGGTTCTTCTTCCAGAAGCAATCATCTGCTCCATCGCTGCCCTGGAGGAGCTCAGCtacaaggaggcagaagagaagtaccTGCGTGGCCCGCCCGTGCACTACCGCGAGAAAGAGCTCTTCGACAAGACCTCCAAGACAGAGCCTCGGGGCCAGCCCGCCCCAGGAGCACCGcatggagagaaaagaacagtGGACCCTTCCCTTAATGCGCAAAGGCTGTGCCCAAGTGTGCTGGAGGGACCTACAGGTGTGCCTATTGCTCCAGTCTCTGCCGAGCTCTCTTTGCGCGCGCGCATGTTATAG
- the LOC127185522 gene encoding X-linked lymphocyte-regulated protein 3A-like has translation MDTDGAGMGSRQNPNLPSDDTQNPDVLAPANEEVLDASREDVPSSGTEGQHARKEIQDLFEEFEGPIQNFLHGNRGGFRAILTASFQAMEQKVEDVLKLQCEQRQKLYEDYSLQILSLNRKLTADAHQVKKQAENLATMFMEQRKLVHQSLTLQKERMEEFKSLCEQYLEKLELLRDSRGNSVAEELRRLIDTLEMKLLMVNRQQESAAAAQQSLLDLLFS, from the exons ATGGACACTGACGGCGCCGGCATGGGCTCAAGGCAGAATCCAAATCTCCCATCAGATGACACCCAGAACCCAGATGTATTGGCTCCAG CCAATGAAGAAGTCCTTGATGCCAGTAGGGAGGACGTTCCTTCCTCGGGAACAGAAGGGCAACATGCCAG gaagGAAATACAGGATTTATTTGAAGAATTTGAAG GGCCCATTCAGAACTTTCTTCATGGAAACAGAGGAGGATTCAGAGCCATCCTCACCGCGTCTTTCCAAGCCATGGAGCAGAAGGTGGAGGATGTTCTAAAACTCCAGTGTGAGCAAAG GCAGAAACTTTATGAAGACTATTCTCTTCAGATCCTGAGTTTGAATAGGAAGTTAACCGCGGATGCACATCAAGTCAAGAAGCAGGCAGAAAATCTCGCT ACTATGTTTATGGAGCAACGGAAGTTGGTTCACCAATCCCTGACCCTtcagaaggagaggatggaggaatTTAAATCACTGTGCGAGCAATACTTGGAG AAACTTGAGTTGCTGAGGGACTCTCGGGGAAATTCCGTGGCTGAAGAGCTGAGGCGTCTCATAGACACCTTGGAAATGAAACTGCTGATGGTCAAC CGCCAGCAAgagagtgctgctgctgctcaacAGTCCCTCCTGGACCTGTTATTCTCATAA